From the Dunckerocampus dactyliophorus isolate RoL2022-P2 chromosome 12, RoL_Ddac_1.1, whole genome shotgun sequence genome, one window contains:
- the LOC129191658 gene encoding spartin-like isoform X2 has translation MEKVRQDAFDHARLEVIKDGYERGFECINKGLTADEAGDTSQALELYKRGRQHLLRAISVPSRGDECVGSSWESARQMQEKMQETLNNITTRLAILEASGQPSQNLYPKLPAKEKPERPCPPISADTPGACSPGVLSPSRLPVAQGDHPPAYSPQAADGHLSISYGTESGELSLVGDDFYSRTSNSTPSPQSVGEDAEELLYIPQGVQIFFVTPEGQVSAPSYPGYLRLVKFASDHSERMPDRPPAFLQVCDWLYPLVSANSPALLCNTGVFMFPDMMAPAPGHFVGVVLSSELPAADRELFQDLLSQMTDLRVQAADEAAEHVNLSHKVSITTPDEVAAAVEEEDDQALPVWSEKVASGILTGASWLSWGLVKGAEFTGKAIHKGASKLREHITPEDKPAHVSPAVTKGLHVAKQATGGAVKVSQFLVDGVCTVAGCVGRELAPHVKKHGGKLIPESMRKDKDGRSNIDGAMVVAASGVQGFATMWTGLEVAAKNITTSVASETVTTVKHKFRGLQNIFDPPNGNK, from the exons ATGGAGAAAGTCAGACAGGATGCATTTGACCATGCAAGACTTGAGGTGATCAAGGATGGCTACGAGAGAGGCTTTGAATGCATCAATAAAGGTCTGACAGCCGATGAAGCGGGAGACACAAGCCAGGCTCTGGAGTTGTACAAGAGGGGTCGacagcaccttctgcgggccaTCAGCGTGCCTTCACGGGGGGACGAGTGCGTTGGGAGCTCCTGGGAGTCGGCACGACAGATGCAGGAGAAGATGCAAGAGACCCTCAACAACATCACCACCCGTCTCGCTATACTGGAGGCCTCCGGGCAGCCTTCACAAAACCTCTACCCAAAACTACCAGCCAAAGAGAAGCCAGAGAGGCCCTGTCCACCAATCTCAGCGGATACACCTGGTGCATGCAGCCCTGGGGTGCTTTCACCAAGTCGGCTGCCCGTGGCTCAAGGGGACCATCCGCCGGCATACTCCCCTCAAGCAGCCGACGGCCACCTCTCCATCTCGTACGGGACTGAATCGGGGGAGCTGTCTCTGGTGGGCGACGACTTCTACAGCCGAACGTCCAACTCCACGCCGTCCCCGCAGAGCGTGGGCGAGGACGCAGAGGAGCTGCTGTACATTCCGCAGGGCGTGCAGATATTCTTTGTGACCCCAGAGGGGCAAGTGAGTGCCCCTTCGTATCCAGGCTACCTGCGACTGGTCAAGTTTGCCAGCGATCACTCTGAGAGGATGCCTGACAGACCACCAGCTTTCCTGCAG GTGTGTGACTGGCTTTACCCGCTCGTGTCGGCGAACTCGCCGGCCTTGCTTTGCAACACCGGCGTGTTCATGTTCCCCGACATGATGGCACCAGCGCCAGGCCATTTTGTGGGAGTGGTTCTGTCCTCTGAGCTGCCTGCTGCCGACAGAGAGCTGTTCCAGGATCTGCTGTCTCAGATGACAGATCTCAGGGTTCAG GCAGCTGACGAAGCCGCCGAGCATGTTAATCTCAGCCACAAAGTGTCCATCACTACGCCGGACGAGGTAGCGGCAGCggtggaggaggaagacgaCCAGGCTCTGCCCGTGTGGAGTGAGAAGGTGGCCAGCGGGATCCTGACAG GTGCGTCCTGGTTGAGCTGGGGTCTGGTCAAAGGAGCCGAGTTCACAGGCAAGGCCATCCACAAGGGCGCGTCTAAGCTCCGAGAGCACATCACGCCTGAGGACAAGCCAGCTCATGTCAGTCCCGCCGTCACCAAAGGCCTCCATGTTGCCAAGCAAGCCACGGGAGGAGCTGTGAAAGTCAGCCAGTTTCTAG TGGACGGAGTGTGCACCGTCGCTGGCTGTGTGGGCCGGGAGTTGGCGCCCCACGTGAAAAAGCATGGAGGAAAGCTCATTCCAGAGTCCATGCGGAAAGACAAGGATGGGCGTTCTAACATAGATGGAGCCATGGTGGTGGCCGCCAGTGGAGTGCAAG GATTTGCCACCATGTGGACCGGTTTGGAGGTGGCGGCCAAAAACATCACGACGAGCGTGGCCTCAGAAACGGTCACCACAGTGAAGCACAA ATTTAGGGGTCTTCAAAACATCTTTGACCCACCTAATGGCAACAAGTGA
- the LOC129191658 gene encoding spartin-like isoform X1, with translation MEKVRQDAFDHARLEVIKDGYERGFECINKGLTADEAGDTSQALELYKRGRQHLLRAISVPSRGDECVGSSWESARQMQEKMQETLNNITTRLAILEASGQPSQNLYPKLPAKEKPERPCPPISADTPGACSPGVLSPSRLPVAQGDHPPAYSPQAADGHLSISYGTESGELSLVGDDFYSRTSNSTPSPQSVGEDAEELLYIPQGVQIFFVTPEGQVSAPSYPGYLRLVKFASDHSERMPDRPPAFLQVCDWLYPLVSANSPALLCNTGVFMFPDMMAPAPGHFVGVVLSSELPAADRELFQDLLSQMTDLRVQAADEAAEHVNLSHKVSITTPDEVAAAVEEEDDQALPVWSEKVASGILTGASWLSWGLVKGAEFTGKAIHKGASKLREHITPEDKPAHVSPAVTKGLHVAKQATGGAVKVSQFLVDGVCTVAGCVGRELAPHVKKHGGKLIPESMRKDKDGRSNIDGAMVVAASGVQGFATMWTGLEVAAKNITTSVASETVTTVKHKYGAAAGQATDHAVNSAINVGVTAFNIDNLGIKAVVKKTGKQTAQAILEDYKLQEKADGQKQVEKSDK, from the exons ATGGAGAAAGTCAGACAGGATGCATTTGACCATGCAAGACTTGAGGTGATCAAGGATGGCTACGAGAGAGGCTTTGAATGCATCAATAAAGGTCTGACAGCCGATGAAGCGGGAGACACAAGCCAGGCTCTGGAGTTGTACAAGAGGGGTCGacagcaccttctgcgggccaTCAGCGTGCCTTCACGGGGGGACGAGTGCGTTGGGAGCTCCTGGGAGTCGGCACGACAGATGCAGGAGAAGATGCAAGAGACCCTCAACAACATCACCACCCGTCTCGCTATACTGGAGGCCTCCGGGCAGCCTTCACAAAACCTCTACCCAAAACTACCAGCCAAAGAGAAGCCAGAGAGGCCCTGTCCACCAATCTCAGCGGATACACCTGGTGCATGCAGCCCTGGGGTGCTTTCACCAAGTCGGCTGCCCGTGGCTCAAGGGGACCATCCGCCGGCATACTCCCCTCAAGCAGCCGACGGCCACCTCTCCATCTCGTACGGGACTGAATCGGGGGAGCTGTCTCTGGTGGGCGACGACTTCTACAGCCGAACGTCCAACTCCACGCCGTCCCCGCAGAGCGTGGGCGAGGACGCAGAGGAGCTGCTGTACATTCCGCAGGGCGTGCAGATATTCTTTGTGACCCCAGAGGGGCAAGTGAGTGCCCCTTCGTATCCAGGCTACCTGCGACTGGTCAAGTTTGCCAGCGATCACTCTGAGAGGATGCCTGACAGACCACCAGCTTTCCTGCAG GTGTGTGACTGGCTTTACCCGCTCGTGTCGGCGAACTCGCCGGCCTTGCTTTGCAACACCGGCGTGTTCATGTTCCCCGACATGATGGCACCAGCGCCAGGCCATTTTGTGGGAGTGGTTCTGTCCTCTGAGCTGCCTGCTGCCGACAGAGAGCTGTTCCAGGATCTGCTGTCTCAGATGACAGATCTCAGGGTTCAG GCAGCTGACGAAGCCGCCGAGCATGTTAATCTCAGCCACAAAGTGTCCATCACTACGCCGGACGAGGTAGCGGCAGCggtggaggaggaagacgaCCAGGCTCTGCCCGTGTGGAGTGAGAAGGTGGCCAGCGGGATCCTGACAG GTGCGTCCTGGTTGAGCTGGGGTCTGGTCAAAGGAGCCGAGTTCACAGGCAAGGCCATCCACAAGGGCGCGTCTAAGCTCCGAGAGCACATCACGCCTGAGGACAAGCCAGCTCATGTCAGTCCCGCCGTCACCAAAGGCCTCCATGTTGCCAAGCAAGCCACGGGAGGAGCTGTGAAAGTCAGCCAGTTTCTAG TGGACGGAGTGTGCACCGTCGCTGGCTGTGTGGGCCGGGAGTTGGCGCCCCACGTGAAAAAGCATGGAGGAAAGCTCATTCCAGAGTCCATGCGGAAAGACAAGGATGGGCGTTCTAACATAGATGGAGCCATGGTGGTGGCCGCCAGTGGAGTGCAAG GATTTGCCACCATGTGGACCGGTTTGGAGGTGGCGGCCAAAAACATCACGACGAGCGTGGCCTCAGAAACGGTCACCACAGTGAAGCACAA GTATGGCGCAGCGGCGGGCCAGGCCACGGATCACGCCGTCAACTCGGCCATCAACGTGGGCGTCACTGCCTTCAACATCGACAACCTGGGCATCAAAGCGGTGGTGAAAAAGACGGGCAAGCAGACTGCACAGGCCATCTTGGAAGACTACAAGCTTCAGGAGAAAGCGGATGGACAGAAACAAGTGGAGAAATCAGATAAATAA